The following are encoded together in the Brassica oleracea var. oleracea cultivar TO1000 unplaced genomic scaffold, BOL UnpScaffold00452, whole genome shotgun sequence genome:
- the LOC106319638 gene encoding putative protein TPRXL, whose amino-acid sequence MANPWATVRLSSVLSLSSCSSGDKRNLIPQDPPDLQAQLSQVQYPRLSPSLPSSNRSKVSVSSTDSASSLSSSPTGQKRSAAGPLSTNAATSSIDTEWNCQTNRASSPSLPNLNPILPLPSSATTSSPELEAPSQTLVLSDPIPSSSSPPPAVNPTTSLPKPTLVEKSEDLRISLFKDLLM is encoded by the exons ATGGCGAACCCGTGGGCTACAGTCCGCCTCTCCTCTGTCCTGTCTCTGTCGTCCTGTTCCTCCGGTGATAAGAGAAACCTCATTCCCCAAGACCCTCCTGACCTTCAAGCCCAGCTTTCCCAGGTCCAATACCCTCGTCTCTCCCCTTCCCTTCCCTCCTCTAACCGTTCAAAAGTTTCAGTCTCCTCGACTGACTCTGCTTCCTCCCTATCCTCTTCTCCAACTGGCCAAAAGCGCTCTGCTGCTGGTCCTCTCTCAACTAATGCTGCTACTAGTAGTATTGATACTGAATGGAATTG TCAGACTAATAGAGCAAGTTCTCCCTCTCTACCAAACCTTAACCCTATCCTTCCCCTTCCATCATCTGCGACTACGAGCTCCCCTGAGCTTGAGGCTCCTTCTCAAACCCTTGTCCTCTCTGACCCTATCCCCTCCTCCTCATCCCCTCCTCCGGCCGTTAACCCTACTACCTCCTTACCAAAACCTACCCTTGTAGAAAAATCCGAAGATTTGAGGATAAGTCTCTTCAAAGACTTGCTCATGTAA